A genomic segment from Paramixta manurensis encodes:
- a CDS encoding lambda exonuclease family protein — MTPEIIMKKTGINVLSVEQGSDDWMRLRLGVITASEVSNVIAKPRSGTKWTDMKMSYFHTLLAEVCTGVSPEVNAKALAWGKQNEEAARTLFEFTSGVDVVEAPILYHDETMRTACSPDGLCSDGRGLELKCPFTSRDFMKFRLGGFDAIKSAYMAQVQYSMWITGKDAWYFANYDPRMKREGIHHVIVERDEKYIADFEELVPEFIEKMDEALSAIGFQFGDQWR, encoded by the coding sequence ATGACACCAGAAATAATAATGAAGAAAACAGGGATTAACGTTCTCTCCGTAGAGCAAGGAAGCGATGACTGGATGAGGCTCAGGCTGGGGGTCATCACAGCTTCCGAGGTATCTAACGTAATTGCAAAGCCACGGAGCGGCACCAAATGGACGGATATGAAAATGTCCTACTTCCACACCCTTCTCGCTGAAGTCTGCACCGGAGTATCACCTGAGGTTAATGCTAAAGCACTGGCGTGGGGAAAGCAGAACGAAGAGGCAGCAAGGACGCTGTTTGAGTTCACCTCTGGCGTTGATGTTGTTGAAGCACCCATCCTCTACCACGACGAAACGATGCGCACAGCCTGTTCCCCTGATGGCCTATGCAGTGACGGACGCGGGCTTGAACTTAAATGCCCTTTCACCTCTCGCGATTTTATGAAGTTTCGCCTGGGTGGATTCGATGCCATTAAGAGCGCCTACATGGCGCAGGTTCAATACAGCATGTGGATAACCGGCAAGGATGCCTGGTACTTCGCCAATTACGACCCGCGCATGAAGCGTGAAGGGATTCATCACGTCATTGTCGAACGCGACGAAAAATATATAGCCGACTTTGAAGAGTTAGTACCGGAGTTCATTGAAAAAATGGATGAGGCACTTAGCGCAATCGGATTTCAATTTGGCGACCAGTGGCGGTGA
- a CDS encoding HNH endonuclease translates to MKIIPSKDILEKFINYEPETGVFIWKVSPSPRVNIGDRSGWLDSQGYRYIRIENKTYKSSRLAYLWMTGNQPVIVDHINGIRSDDRWENLRNCLGDENNYNKGKESKNKSGITGVFWSSRDKKWRAEITHQGKRKSLGYYEDLFSASCARRSAEITYFGDYRPTRK, encoded by the coding sequence GTGAAAATAATACCTAGCAAAGATATTTTAGAAAAGTTCATCAATTACGAACCAGAAACAGGAGTTTTTATTTGGAAAGTTTCACCAAGCCCTAGGGTCAACATTGGAGACAGATCTGGATGGCTAGATTCCCAAGGGTATAGATATATCAGAATTGAAAACAAAACATATAAATCATCAAGGCTAGCTTACTTATGGATGACAGGAAATCAGCCAGTCATAGTTGACCATATAAACGGAATAAGGTCTGACGACAGATGGGAGAACTTAAGGAACTGTCTTGGTGATGAAAATAATTACAATAAGGGGAAGGAAAGTAAAAATAAATCAGGAATCACTGGGGTTTTCTGGTCAAGCAGAGATAAAAAATGGAGAGCAGAAATAACTCATCAAGGAAAAAGGAAAAGCCTTGGTTACTATGAAGATTTATTTTCAGCTTCTTGCGCCAGAAGGTCAGCAGAAATAACTTATTTTGGTGATTACAGACCCACAAGAAAATAA
- a CDS encoding LysR family transcriptional regulator: MKTRFVGKHYRQPLAGWPSVEDLYVFIIVARHGGFARAAAELGLSPSYVSKRIAILEKCLDTRLFFRNNRMIRLTPEGESALDGALQVVGGMDDFVSHLEGVRGALTGNITLSCSFGFGHEYVADALSAFINLHPDVNVKLLLSDKEVDLVEEGVDIEIHIGNDVKDLYIARQLMKNQRILCAAPEYLKRKGVPQSLDDLADHDCLIIQERSAVFGHWLLTNGEEQVHCQLNSRHASNSGSVVLAWALRGHGIALRSRWDVANHLQSGDLVQVLPAWYQEANIWAVYPRRPSSSSRVKACIDFLTDYFSQHWPAT; the protein is encoded by the coding sequence ATGAAAACACGTTTTGTCGGGAAGCACTATCGCCAGCCTCTTGCGGGGTGGCCTTCAGTCGAAGATTTGTATGTGTTTATCATCGTTGCGCGTCACGGTGGTTTTGCGCGGGCGGCCGCTGAGCTGGGGTTATCTCCCTCTTATGTCAGCAAACGGATTGCGATTCTGGAAAAATGTCTGGATACGCGGCTGTTTTTCCGTAATAACCGCATGATCCGTTTGACCCCGGAAGGTGAGAGCGCGCTGGATGGCGCGCTACAAGTGGTGGGCGGCATGGATGATTTCGTCAGTCATCTGGAGGGCGTGCGCGGCGCATTAACCGGTAATATTACTCTCAGTTGTTCCTTCGGTTTTGGACATGAGTATGTTGCGGATGCGTTATCGGCATTTATCAACTTACATCCGGACGTTAACGTGAAACTGCTGCTTAGCGATAAAGAGGTCGATTTAGTCGAAGAGGGCGTGGATATTGAAATCCATATCGGAAACGACGTTAAAGATCTCTATATAGCGCGGCAGTTGATGAAAAATCAGCGCATACTATGTGCCGCGCCGGAATATTTAAAGCGCAAGGGTGTGCCGCAATCGCTTGATGATCTTGCCGATCATGACTGTCTGATTATTCAGGAAAGAAGCGCCGTTTTTGGCCACTGGCTGCTGACCAATGGCGAGGAGCAGGTGCATTGCCAGTTAAATAGTCGCCACGCTTCAAATAGCGGCAGCGTAGTATTAGCCTGGGCGTTGCGCGGGCATGGAATTGCGTTGCGTTCGCGCTGGGATGTGGCTAATCATTTGCAGAGTGGCGATTTGGTTCAGGTCTTACCGGCGTGGTATCAAGAAGCGAATATTTGGGCGGTTTATCCTCGTCGTCCGTCAAGTTCCAGCCGGGTGAAAGCCTGTATCGATTTTCTTACCGATTATTTCTCTCAGCATTGGCCTGCGACGTGA
- a CDS encoding DUF5405 family protein: MQINIGDKYVLTADQYQYVIQEKKTIKEGKNAGGEYLSLVGYFPKLSQAISGLIHLDIRLSDVQSLQAMQQHIERVAMQCESAFKERENV, translated from the coding sequence ATGCAAATCAATATCGGCGACAAATATGTTCTGACCGCTGACCAGTATCAGTACGTTATTCAGGAGAAGAAAACCATCAAGGAAGGCAAGAACGCTGGCGGCGAATACCTTTCACTCGTCGGCTATTTCCCGAAACTCAGCCAGGCTATCAGCGGACTGATTCATTTGGATATTCGATTGTCCGATGTTCAGTCATTACAAGCCATGCAGCAACATATTGAACGCGTTGCTATGCAGTGTGAGAGCGCATTTAAGGAGCGTGAGAATGTGTGA
- a CDS encoding winged helix-turn-helix domain-containing protein, whose translation MTPSLLNLLMRGGYSYSNIAETLGMSKSRVRWFVMELERRKWIVVNRTINCTWNGQTIGNAVNRYRRGIL comes from the coding sequence ATGACACCTTCCCTGCTTAATCTTCTGATGCGTGGTGGATATAGCTACAGCAACATAGCTGAAACTTTAGGGATGAGTAAAAGCAGAGTTCGCTGGTTTGTTATGGAACTGGAGCGCCGAAAGTGGATTGTTGTTAATAGGACCATCAACTGCACATGGAACGGACAAACCATCGGAAACGCAGTTAACAGGTACAGGCGAGGGATACTATGA
- a CDS encoding methyltransferase gives MRVDNEVLNVLSAAECHGKNLVLTGQLDRNLYTRTNKVLEAAGGKWSRKEKAHIFDIDASERIEQIILTGDVVVPKDDFEFFPTPPDVVRHVIYFADIRDGMRVLEPSAGQGAIAKAAHDAAADVIIDMYELMPANNDALHALNLRLSGIGEPVDFLTVVPAPIYDRVVMNPPFGRQADIKHVTHAMKFLKPGGLLVSVMSSSVTFRSNKLTSDFRQLVEERSGHIEELPEGAFKKSGTMVNTVIVVIPN, from the coding sequence ATGCGAGTTGATAATGAAGTGCTCAACGTGTTGAGCGCTGCGGAATGTCATGGAAAAAATCTGGTGTTAACTGGTCAACTTGACCGTAATTTATACACACGCACCAACAAAGTTCTGGAAGCCGCGGGAGGGAAATGGAGCAGGAAAGAAAAGGCTCACATTTTTGATATTGATGCATCCGAGCGCATTGAGCAGATCATCCTGACTGGCGATGTTGTGGTGCCGAAAGATGATTTTGAGTTCTTCCCTACCCCGCCAGATGTGGTCAGACACGTAATTTATTTTGCAGATATTCGTGATGGCATGAGAGTACTTGAGCCCAGCGCTGGCCAAGGTGCGATTGCTAAAGCCGCTCATGATGCGGCAGCAGATGTGATAATTGATATGTATGAGCTGATGCCAGCCAACAATGATGCGCTGCACGCTCTAAATCTTCGTCTTTCAGGTATTGGTGAGCCAGTCGATTTTCTCACCGTGGTGCCAGCACCAATCTATGACAGGGTGGTAATGAACCCTCCATTTGGTCGGCAGGCTGATATTAAGCACGTTACTCACGCAATGAAATTCTTGAAACCGGGCGGCCTGCTGGTTTCAGTTATGTCTTCCTCGGTAACGTTCCGCAGCAACAAGCTTACTTCTGATTTCCGTCAGTTGGTTGAAGAACGCAGTGGTCACATCGAAGAGCTGCCAGAAGGTGCGTTCAAAAAATCCGGCACGATGGTTAACACCGTGATTGTGGTGATACCCAACTAG
- a CDS encoding superinfection exclusion protein: protein MSKLRVWHIPQLPMKAFFVEVESVEEGVRMMNALADYDLFQLDNNIKPDYCNANGMHIWDEILTEQDLVDMEVGDRWVDWFIEVGDDYFDDPREYLESISEPA, encoded by the coding sequence ATGAGTAAGTTACGCGTTTGGCATATTCCACAGTTGCCAATGAAGGCGTTCTTCGTAGAGGTTGAATCTGTCGAAGAAGGCGTGCGAATGATGAATGCGCTGGCTGATTATGATTTGTTCCAACTTGATAACAACATAAAGCCTGATTACTGCAACGCCAACGGCATGCATATATGGGATGAAATCCTGACAGAGCAGGACTTAGTTGATATGGAGGTAGGTGACCGCTGGGTTGATTGGTTTATCGAGGTTGGTGACGATTATTTCGATGACCCGAGAGAATATCTCGAATCAATTAGCGAACCAGCATAG
- a CDS encoding class I SAM-dependent methyltransferase, which translates to MNTNDIFNSEFSRQYDASNSRFSAINDNLHFLVALLLRDLPTDARILCVGVGTGNEIIYHAVKNHGWHFTGVDPSPDMLEVCASKLEQAEIRDRCTLIEGYLDNIPDNVAYDAVLCLLVTHFIQTSDRGDIYRQIKKRLRTSGRLIVAEIAGDTTAGNFDEQLSGWAALQAVSNPNIPMLDDLKTLLRKRLLLLPPEKTEELIFNAGFSPPHHFFQSLLIHAWIANT; encoded by the coding sequence ATGAATACCAATGACATTTTTAACAGTGAATTTTCCCGCCAGTATGATGCCAGTAATTCACGTTTCAGCGCGATTAATGACAACCTGCATTTCCTGGTCGCACTGCTGCTGCGTGATCTCCCCACTGATGCACGTATACTTTGTGTCGGTGTGGGAACGGGTAACGAAATTATTTACCACGCAGTCAAAAACCATGGCTGGCACTTCACTGGTGTTGATCCCTCTCCCGATATGCTGGAGGTATGCGCCAGTAAACTGGAACAAGCTGAGATAAGAGACCGTTGCACTTTAATAGAAGGATATCTTGATAATATACCGGACAATGTAGCTTATGATGCAGTATTGTGCCTGCTAGTGACTCATTTTATCCAGACGAGTGACCGGGGTGACATCTACCGTCAAATAAAAAAGAGATTAAGGACTTCTGGCAGGTTGATTGTTGCTGAAATCGCGGGAGATACCACTGCTGGTAATTTCGACGAACAACTGTCTGGTTGGGCAGCCCTCCAGGCTGTCTCCAACCCAAACATACCAATGCTTGATGATCTCAAAACTTTGCTACGAAAAAGATTGCTTCTATTGCCCCCTGAAAAAACTGAAGAGCTAATTTTCAATGCCGGATTTTCGCCACCTCATCATTTCTTTCAATCACTATTAATTCATGCCTGGATAGCTAATACATAA
- a CDS encoding regulator yields MKKNPFYRRNVAGKYSGLKEKVAWQLSKRPMSGSELATILRMDATEINRMMRYYITENAVVTITAGEWFRDESGFKDRIYTLGRKAKRVAPRPTKSIVVSLKSFKNASEEQRQKNILAAQRRARLIAAGLYITE; encoded by the coding sequence ATGAAAAAAAATCCCTTCTATCGGCGAAATGTTGCGGGGAAATATAGCGGGCTTAAGGAAAAGGTTGCATGGCAACTCAGCAAGCGCCCCATGTCAGGAAGTGAGTTAGCCACCATTTTGAGGATGGATGCTACTGAAATTAACCGCATGATGCGCTACTACATCACCGAGAACGCCGTTGTAACAATAACGGCAGGCGAATGGTTCAGGGATGAATCGGGATTTAAGGACAGAATATATACACTCGGAAGGAAAGCTAAGCGCGTTGCACCCCGCCCCACAAAATCAATCGTAGTAAGCCTCAAATCATTCAAAAACGCCAGCGAAGAACAGCGACAGAAAAACATTCTTGCGGCGCAGCGTCGTGCGCGGCTGATTGCTGCTGGCCTCTATATAACGGAGTAA
- a CDS encoding class I SAM-dependent methyltransferase produces the protein MNQPILDMCCGSRMFWLNKTDPRAVFADIRKESHTLCDGRALHIAPDVIADFRALPFSDNSFSQVVFDPPHLVNVGEKAWMGKKYGRLNRETWKEDIRQGFVEAFRVLRPHGTLIFKWNETQIPASQIIALTDKSPTIWQRTGKADKTHWILFLKEGDA, from the coding sequence ATGAACCAGCCAATCCTTGACATGTGCTGCGGCTCGCGCATGTTCTGGCTAAACAAGACTGATCCGCGTGCGGTGTTCGCTGATATTCGGAAAGAATCACACACTCTGTGCGATGGACGGGCACTGCATATTGCGCCGGACGTTATCGCTGATTTTCGCGCGCTGCCATTCTCTGACAACTCATTTTCTCAAGTGGTATTCGATCCGCCTCATTTGGTTAACGTGGGCGAAAAAGCATGGATGGGTAAAAAGTACGGGCGGCTCAACCGGGAAACGTGGAAAGAAGACATCCGCCAGGGTTTTGTTGAAGCATTTCGCGTACTGCGGCCACACGGCACGCTTATCTTCAAATGGAATGAAACGCAGATACCCGCCAGCCAGATTATAGCCCTGACTGACAAGTCGCCGACAATCTGGCAGCGCACAGGCAAAGCCGACAAAACGCACTGGATACTGTTTCTGAAGGAAGGTGACGCATGA
- a CDS encoding protease FtsH-inhibitory lysogeny factor CIII has product MIYAIAGCPVMGNFQESLLDIIKRRMKCVSKWLVDTLNQPGRP; this is encoded by the coding sequence ATGATTTATGCAATCGCGGGTTGCCCGGTCATGGGCAACTTTCAGGAATCACTTTTAGACATTATCAAGCGCCGCATGAAGTGCGTTAGCAAATGGCTTGTTGACACGCTTAATCAGCCCGGGAGGCCGTAA
- a CDS encoding DUF1360 domain-containing protein → MTSILSSDFSVCLMIALSSASLSMTITQTELFASLRALAARKNGLLGHLFSCFYCMSHWMVATGMLIYHPALLHSGISLFDWVMTAFIVLTITTFINGLLFKVFQAAIRTHVMKHEAQQILNPHK, encoded by the coding sequence ATGACTTCTATATTATCTTCAGATTTTTCAGTATGCCTAATGATTGCTCTGTCATCTGCCAGCTTGTCTATGACGATTACGCAAACCGAACTTTTCGCGTCACTACGAGCATTGGCGGCCAGAAAAAATGGCCTATTAGGGCATCTGTTCAGTTGTTTTTACTGTATGAGCCACTGGATGGTTGCGACCGGTATGCTGATCTACCACCCGGCTCTTTTACACAGTGGCATCAGCCTGTTCGACTGGGTAATGACAGCTTTTATCGTACTAACCATCACCACCTTTATTAATGGCTTACTGTTTAAAGTTTTTCAGGCCGCTATTCGTACTCATGTGATGAAGCATGAAGCACAACAAATACTGAATCCACATAAGTAA
- a CDS encoding RrF2 family transcriptional regulator, which translates to MSFFSSGVEYGIHSLMCMVDSQGNSIDMSVRELASLHNIPYVFLGKIFTRLAKAGLVESNEGRGGGFRLARPPEQITVLDVVKAIDEEKKVFECKEIRQRMAVFDGSPPEWACAQPCGVRQVMEIAQARMYEALAQHTILDLTRRMLRLAPDTYPIEVSDWLDERRTGKGTSKND; encoded by the coding sequence ATGAGTTTCTTTAGTTCTGGGGTTGAGTACGGAATACATAGCTTGATGTGTATGGTTGATTCTCAAGGGAATTCAATCGATATGAGTGTCCGTGAACTGGCCAGTCTTCATAATATTCCTTACGTTTTTTTGGGCAAAATTTTTACCCGATTAGCCAAAGCCGGGTTAGTTGAAAGCAATGAAGGTCGCGGCGGTGGGTTTCGTTTAGCACGGCCGCCGGAGCAAATAACCGTCCTGGACGTAGTAAAAGCAATTGATGAAGAAAAAAAAGTTTTCGAATGTAAAGAAATTCGCCAGCGTATGGCGGTATTCGACGGCTCGCCGCCGGAGTGGGCGTGCGCTCAGCCGTGTGGTGTCAGGCAGGTGATGGAAATCGCACAAGCAAGAATGTATGAAGCGCTTGCTCAACATACTATTTTAGATTTGACACGCCGAATGCTCCGCCTGGCGCCTGACACTTACCCTATTGAGGTAAGCGACTGGCTGGACGAACGGCGAACCGGGAAGGGCACCAGTAAAAACGATTGA
- a CDS encoding RrF2 family transcriptional regulator: MRQDNKLSRTLHVLLHMARHDKVYTSEQIAMMLGTNSAVVRRTLAGLREAGFVTSVKGHHGGWRIAVAMRDISLLDIYNAVGVKQLFAIGGGDECPECAVEAVVNQALGNVLEEAEQALLSRFSEISLEDLSEGFERHFPGGTGTREDCL; this comes from the coding sequence ATGCGTCAGGACAACAAGCTTTCCCGTACATTGCACGTTTTACTGCATATGGCGCGGCACGATAAAGTCTATACCTCAGAACAAATTGCCATGATGCTTGGGACGAACAGTGCTGTTGTAAGGCGGACTCTGGCCGGGTTACGCGAGGCGGGGTTTGTCACATCGGTAAAAGGCCATCACGGTGGCTGGCGTATTGCTGTTGCTATGCGGGATATCAGCCTGCTCGATATCTACAACGCTGTAGGGGTTAAGCAGCTTTTCGCCATCGGTGGAGGAGATGAATGCCCGGAATGCGCCGTTGAAGCGGTGGTAAATCAGGCTCTGGGTAATGTGCTGGAAGAGGCTGAACAGGCACTCCTGTCACGTTTTTCTGAAATTAGCCTGGAAGACCTAAGTGAAGGGTTCGAAAGGCATTTCCCTGGAGGAACTGGAACCAGAGAAGACTGCTTGTAG
- a CDS encoding NAD(P)/FAD-dependent oxidoreductase, whose amino-acid sequence MSDNIVVVGAGFAGMWAALSASRLAALHKRNDIRVTVIAPQPELSVRPRLYEKKARTLIAPLLPLFEKTNVHFIKGKVVKIDDASHNIYYRDENEDIKAVGFSKLVLASGSQINKTTIKGADTYSFDIDQAESADVFEKHLHALSSEEESQQRNTFIICGGGLTGIELATELPTRAREILGEDADIKVMVIDRGTRVGANFSAEMAGVISEASEKLGVEWLLNKSIEEITKEGVLLTDGTFIKSRTVVLTAGVKASPLTAQLNTPKDNRGRLHVDSALRVAGYEDIYATGDVAYAACDQNGKYALMTCQHAIPMGKFAGNNAAAAIIGLPPLPYRQENYVTCVDLGAWGAVYTETWNQHVKSIQKEAKNIKVSITNQLIYPPEADREIAFEKADPLSAFV is encoded by the coding sequence ATGAGCGATAATATTGTTGTAGTGGGTGCCGGTTTTGCCGGTATGTGGGCGGCTTTAAGTGCCTCTCGCCTTGCGGCACTTCATAAGCGTAATGATATTAGGGTCACGGTTATTGCCCCTCAGCCTGAATTAAGCGTTAGACCGCGCCTTTATGAAAAAAAAGCGCGGACCTTAATCGCCCCCCTATTACCTTTATTTGAAAAAACCAATGTTCACTTCATTAAAGGGAAGGTGGTTAAAATCGATGATGCCTCACACAATATTTACTACCGCGATGAGAATGAAGATATAAAGGCGGTAGGCTTTAGCAAGTTAGTCCTCGCAAGTGGGAGTCAGATAAACAAAACGACGATTAAAGGCGCGGATACTTACTCGTTTGATATCGATCAGGCAGAAAGTGCCGATGTGTTTGAAAAGCATTTACACGCACTCTCCTCAGAGGAAGAGAGCCAGCAACGAAACACCTTTATTATTTGTGGCGGCGGCTTAACGGGTATTGAGTTAGCAACCGAATTGCCTACGCGTGCCCGTGAAATTTTAGGTGAGGACGCGGATATAAAAGTGATGGTTATTGACCGGGGCACACGCGTTGGCGCTAATTTCAGCGCTGAAATGGCCGGGGTCATCTCCGAGGCTTCAGAAAAACTTGGAGTAGAATGGCTGCTTAACAAAAGCATTGAAGAGATAACCAAAGAGGGGGTGTTATTAACGGATGGCACCTTTATTAAATCAAGAACCGTTGTTCTGACTGCCGGAGTTAAAGCCAGCCCCTTAACTGCGCAACTCAATACCCCAAAAGATAATCGCGGCAGACTTCATGTTGATAGCGCTTTACGAGTAGCAGGTTATGAAGATATTTATGCCACCGGCGACGTTGCTTACGCGGCGTGCGATCAAAATGGTAAATATGCGCTAATGACCTGCCAGCACGCTATTCCTATGGGAAAATTCGCTGGCAATAATGCCGCCGCGGCAATTATCGGGCTGCCCCCGCTGCCCTATAGACAAGAAAATTACGTCACTTGTGTGGACTTGGGTGCATGGGGTGCCGTATATACTGAAACATGGAATCAACACGTGAAATCGATCCAAAAAGAAGCCAAGAACATTAAAGTATCTATCACCAACCAACTGATTTATCCCCCTGAGGCTGACCGGGAGATCGCTTTCGAGAAAGCCGACCCGCTTTCAGCTTTTGTGTAA
- the bet gene encoding phage recombination protein Bet: MANELTVTSSVLAEKGIDVATWSALKNSIYPGAKDESVMMALDYCRARQLDPLMKPVHLVPMSVKDAKTGKNEWRDVVMPGIGLYRIQADRSGDYAGAHEPEFGPDVTQQLNGVEVTFPQFCKYTVCKRMPSGEIVEFSAKEYWIENYATAGRDTTAPNAMWKKRPYGQLAKCAEAQALRKAWPEIGQQPTAEEMEGKTLEVNDPRDVTNVESQKSLPATASHETLQSITDLLSSLDKDWDDDFLPLCRSIFKREIYEAGQLTEEEAIKAHDFLSKKAKAAA, encoded by the coding sequence ATGGCAAATGAATTAACTGTTACCTCTTCAGTTCTGGCAGAAAAAGGGATTGATGTTGCAACTTGGAGCGCTCTCAAAAACAGCATTTACCCAGGCGCTAAAGATGAGTCTGTAATGATGGCTCTGGACTACTGCCGGGCGCGCCAGTTGGACCCATTAATGAAGCCAGTTCATCTCGTGCCGATGAGCGTGAAGGATGCAAAGACCGGCAAAAACGAATGGCGCGATGTGGTTATGCCGGGAATTGGTCTTTACCGCATTCAGGCAGACCGCTCCGGCGACTACGCTGGCGCTCATGAGCCTGAATTTGGCCCGGATGTAACACAACAACTTAACGGGGTTGAGGTTACCTTCCCACAGTTCTGTAAGTACACAGTATGTAAGCGCATGCCAAGCGGTGAAATCGTCGAATTCAGCGCGAAGGAATACTGGATTGAAAACTACGCCACAGCTGGTCGTGATACCACTGCACCCAATGCGATGTGGAAGAAGCGCCCGTATGGACAACTGGCAAAATGTGCTGAGGCTCAGGCACTGCGTAAGGCGTGGCCGGAAATAGGACAGCAACCTACCGCCGAGGAGATGGAGGGTAAAACACTGGAAGTTAATGATCCGCGCGACGTAACCAACGTTGAAAGCCAGAAATCATTACCGGCAACTGCCAGCCATGAAACCCTTCAGTCGATTACTGACCTGTTGTCCAGTCTTGATAAAGATTGGGACGACGACTTTCTTCCGCTATGCCGTTCAATCTTCAAAAGGGAAATTTATGAAGCCGGTCAGTTAACGGAGGAGGAGGCCATTAAAGCCCACGACTTCCTGTCTAAAAAGGCTAAGGCGGCGGCATGA
- a CDS encoding DNA polymerase III subunit theta, giving the protein MSNNIAARSKEERDKVNVDLAASGVAYKERLNMPVIAFEVQNQQPTHLQEYFVERLQFYRSVSAKYPKGADPIYAKKEDSK; this is encoded by the coding sequence ATGTCAAACAACATAGCAGCACGCAGCAAAGAAGAACGCGATAAAGTTAACGTTGACCTTGCGGCGTCCGGAGTTGCTTATAAAGAACGGCTGAACATGCCTGTAATCGCTTTCGAAGTTCAAAATCAACAACCGACTCACCTTCAGGAGTATTTCGTCGAACGGCTCCAGTTCTATCGCAGCGTGTCGGCTAAATACCCTAAAGGTGCAGACCCTATCTATGCGAAGAAGGAAGATTCAAAATGA
- a CDS encoding helix-turn-helix transcriptional regulator, whose product MQHHLQPDSLVDLKFIMADTGFGKTFIYDRIKSGDLPKSKIIHGRARWLYSDHCAFKNKLLNCPNG is encoded by the coding sequence ATGCAACATCATTTGCAACCAGACTCGCTTGTTGATCTGAAGTTCATCATGGCAGATACTGGATTTGGCAAGACCTTCATCTATGACCGGATCAAGTCTGGCGATCTACCAAAAAGTAAAATCATTCATGGCCGCGCTCGATGGCTATATAGTGACCACTGCGCATTCAAAAACAAACTCCTAAATTGCCCTAATGGGTAA